A window of the Egibacter rhizosphaerae genome harbors these coding sequences:
- the fliQ gene encoding flagellar biosynthesis protein FliQ — protein MTDAQVLEIVTGALRIGLVLAGPLLAVALGVGVVVSLIQTVTQIQEMTLTFVPKLIGVALVIVLLGSWMIRELVNWVTQLWTDIPSLT, from the coding sequence ATGACCGACGCGCAGGTGCTCGAGATCGTGACCGGTGCGCTGCGCATCGGGCTGGTGCTGGCCGGGCCGCTGCTGGCGGTCGCGCTCGGCGTGGGCGTGGTCGTCTCGCTCATCCAGACGGTCACACAGATCCAGGAGATGACGCTCACCTTCGTGCCCAAGCTCATCGGCGTGGCGCTGGTGATCGTGCTGTTGGGCTCGTGGATGATCCGCGAATTGGTCAACTGGGTGACCCAGCTCTGGACCGACATCCCGTCGTTGACTTAG
- the fliP gene encoding flagellar type III secretion system pore protein FliP (The bacterial flagellar biogenesis protein FliP forms a type III secretion system (T3SS)-type pore required for flagellar assembly.), whose product MRVVPEPVAARTPPGAGRALWRLALVVLIAAGLVAVLAAPGFAQPQPEQPEPSEPPIPTTPDEEPPDTDLDEAVVPDVPDIIFGVESEDPALSRTVVIILLLTLGSVAPGLLLLMTTFTRFIIVLGLTKQALAVQTVPPAQVLVGLALFLSLFVMGPIFTEINEEAIQPLLEGEMGQQEAFEAGFEPLRGFMLDQVEESDLELFVELSGEEPPDSPEELGPTTIVPAFVVSELRTAFIIGFVIFVPFLIIDLVVAATLMSLGMVMLPPVFISLPIKLLLFILVDGWVLLVGSLVNSVNGVVT is encoded by the coding sequence GTGCGAGTCGTCCCTGAGCCCGTAGCTGCGCGCACCCCCCCGGGTGCCGGCCGGGCCCTGTGGCGCCTGGCCCTCGTCGTGCTGATCGCGGCCGGCCTGGTCGCGGTGCTGGCCGCCCCCGGTTTCGCGCAGCCGCAGCCCGAGCAACCGGAGCCGTCCGAGCCGCCGATCCCGACCACCCCGGACGAGGAGCCGCCGGACACCGACCTGGACGAAGCCGTCGTGCCCGACGTTCCCGACATCATCTTCGGGGTCGAGTCCGAGGATCCCGCGCTGAGCCGCACGGTCGTCATCATCCTGCTGCTGACTCTCGGGTCGGTCGCGCCGGGGCTGCTGCTCCTCATGACGACGTTTACGCGCTTCATCATCGTGTTGGGGCTGACGAAGCAGGCGCTCGCCGTGCAGACGGTGCCGCCCGCGCAGGTGCTGGTCGGGCTCGCCCTGTTCCTGTCGTTGTTCGTGATGGGGCCGATCTTCACCGAGATCAACGAGGAGGCGATCCAGCCGCTCCTCGAGGGTGAGATGGGACAGCAGGAGGCCTTCGAGGCGGGTTTCGAGCCGTTGCGCGGCTTCATGCTCGACCAGGTCGAGGAGTCCGATCTGGAGCTGTTCGTCGAGCTCTCCGGTGAGGAGCCGCCGGACTCGCCCGAGGAACTCGGCCCGACGACGATCGTGCCGGCCTTCGTGGTCAGCGAGCTGCGCACCGCCTTCATCATCGGGTTCGTGATCTTCGTGCCGTTCCTGATCATCGACCTGGTGGTCGCCGCGACCCTGATGTCCCTCGGCATGGTCATGCTGCCGCCGGTGTTCATCTCGCTGCCCATCAAGCTGCTGCTCTTCATCCTCGTCGACGGCTGGGTGCTGTTGGTCGGGTCGCTCGTCAACTCCGTCAACGGGGTCGTGACATGA
- the fliN gene encoding flagellar motor switch protein FliN, which produces MSAEQTDVAPAEYPDLGAGTNAGQRRDTAMLADVNLEVTVELGRVRMRVRDLLQLSEGSVLELDRAAGAPVDVLVNGSVVARGDVVVVDDELGVRITELVGGGPQ; this is translated from the coding sequence ATGAGTGCGGAGCAGACGGACGTGGCCCCGGCCGAGTATCCCGACCTCGGGGCTGGCACGAATGCCGGTCAGCGTCGCGACACCGCCATGCTCGCGGACGTGAACCTCGAGGTGACCGTGGAGCTCGGTCGTGTTCGCATGCGCGTGCGCGATCTGCTGCAGCTCAGCGAGGGCAGCGTCCTCGAGCTGGACCGTGCCGCGGGAGCGCCCGTGGACGTGCTCGTCAACGGCAGCGTCGTCGCGCGTGGAGACGTCGTCGTCGTCGACGACGAGCTCGGCGTGCGCATCACCGAGCTGGTCGGGGGCGGCCCTCAATGA
- a CDS encoding flagellar biosynthetic protein FliO, with translation MTEAVEVASRLLPSLALIVGALLLLRRWARRGAVQAGAGIKVLARTGLTRGASVAVVELGSRRFLVGASEHGVSLLAELEGQETVDAAAQEAPKAPDSPAVLAAPGATADDLSTLLGAHGSPMSTSGAPDSRVAGSHPPLDPTLDPQDAGRPDGATRRQPLGDLLAGHLGSDRPRMGAGTPISRTDGEPQGLVDRLRAMTVRTHVERPIRASRP, from the coding sequence ATGACCGAGGCGGTCGAGGTCGCGAGCCGACTGCTGCCGTCGCTCGCGTTGATCGTCGGTGCGCTGCTGCTGCTGCGTCGGTGGGCGCGACGGGGAGCCGTGCAGGCGGGCGCGGGCATCAAGGTGCTCGCGCGCACTGGGCTCACGCGGGGTGCGAGCGTCGCCGTGGTCGAGCTCGGCTCTCGTCGGTTCCTCGTCGGCGCCAGCGAGCACGGGGTGTCGCTGCTCGCCGAGCTGGAGGGCCAGGAGACCGTTGATGCAGCGGCGCAGGAGGCGCCGAAGGCACCGGACTCCCCGGCGGTGCTCGCAGCACCCGGAGCGACCGCCGACGACCTCTCGACACTGCTCGGTGCGCACGGTTCCCCGATGTCGACCTCGGGCGCCCCGGACTCCCGGGTGGCCGGAAGCCACCCCCCTCTTGACCCGACCCTCGACCCGCAGGACGCGGGTCGCCCCGACGGCGCGACGCGCCGCCAACCCCTTGGTGACCTGCTCGCGGGTCACCTCGGATCGGATCGCCCACGGATGGGCGCTGGAACGCCGATCTCCCGCACGGACGGTGAGCCGCAAGGGCTCGTCGACCGGTTGCGGGCGATGACGGTCCGCACCCACGTGGAGAGGCCGATCCGTGCGAGTCGTCCCTGA